The Bacteriovorax sp. BAL6_X genome window below encodes:
- a CDS encoding thiolase family protein, with protein MSLNKGRRVFLVDGKRTPFGKFGGSLTDIKPVDLAVAATNSLLSEIGVKADLIDQVILGNVVPSSTDTMYGGRHLALKSGCAQETPGVTINRLCGSGIQAILDAVRLIKLEEANCVLAGGTENMSMVPHLTYGARFGTKYGSLKNVDMLLDALTDQHAGCPMGITAENLGAKYEVSRSDCDEFALLSHQRAAAAYEDGKLQKEICEVEIRKGSVSKDEHLREEASLEDMNKLRSSFVKDGLVTAGSASGIVDGAAVALVASEDFVNEHGLKPIAEIIDGAVVGVDPNIMGIGPVPAIRKLLADNKMELDQIDLVEINEAFAAQALACIKELALDINKVNIWGGAIALGHPLAASGTRITTTLANQLASEGKRYGIASACIGGGQGIGILIKRV; from the coding sequence ATGTCCTTAAATAAAGGCCGTCGCGTATTTTTAGTAGATGGAAAACGAACGCCATTTGGTAAATTTGGTGGTTCTTTAACGGATATTAAGCCAGTTGACTTAGCTGTTGCTGCCACAAATTCACTACTTAGTGAAATTGGGGTTAAAGCCGACCTTATTGATCAGGTAATCTTAGGCAATGTTGTCCCTTCTTCGACTGATACTATGTACGGTGGGAGACATCTTGCTCTTAAGTCCGGATGTGCGCAAGAAACACCTGGAGTTACAATTAATAGACTTTGCGGGTCAGGTATTCAGGCCATTCTCGATGCAGTTCGTTTAATAAAATTAGAAGAAGCTAACTGTGTGCTTGCTGGTGGGACTGAAAATATGTCGATGGTTCCACATTTAACATATGGAGCACGATTTGGTACGAAATACGGATCATTGAAGAATGTGGATATGCTTCTTGATGCTCTAACTGATCAACATGCAGGTTGTCCAATGGGGATTACCGCAGAAAATCTAGGGGCCAAATATGAGGTTTCTCGCTCTGATTGTGATGAATTTGCTCTCTTATCACATCAGCGTGCAGCAGCCGCATATGAAGATGGAAAGCTTCAAAAAGAAATCTGTGAAGTTGAGATTAGAAAAGGCTCTGTTTCTAAGGATGAGCACTTGAGGGAAGAAGCTTCTCTTGAAGATATGAATAAGTTGCGTTCATCTTTTGTAAAAGATGGACTTGTGACTGCTGGTTCTGCATCAGGTATTGTTGATGGAGCGGCAGTTGCTCTTGTAGCAAGTGAAGACTTTGTGAATGAGCATGGACTAAAACCAATTGCTGAAATTATTGATGGTGCAGTCGTCGGTGTCGATCCAAATATTATGGGGATTGGGCCAGTTCCGGCCATTCGAAAACTTCTTGCTGATAATAAGATGGAACTTGATCAAATTGATCTTGTGGAAATTAATGAAGCTTTTGCAGCTCAAGCACTTGCTTGTATTAAAGAGCTTGCTCTTGATATAAATAAGGTTAATATCTGGGGAGGAGCAATTGCTCTAGGGCACCCTCTAGCTGCTTCTGGAACTCGTATTACAACGACTTTAGCAAATCAACTTGCAAGTGAAGGCAAGAGATATGGAATTGCTAGTGCCTGTATTGGCGGTGGCCAAGGAATTGGTATCTTAATTAAAAGAGTTTAA
- a CDS encoding FliG C-terminal domain-containing protein translates to MEANKQNGGVFINGKAQIIEMLKFMNSEERATLLKNIQMRNPTLAKELYAESITFDTIYALDEIDLNQVVKFIKAPVIGVALKECEKSFQKKVLTILPREAAEEAYSYLVKNLGANEARDIQRARKRVTDTIVALNNRGRLSL, encoded by the coding sequence ATGGAAGCGAATAAGCAAAACGGTGGTGTATTTATAAATGGAAAGGCTCAAATTATTGAGATGCTAAAATTTATGAATTCAGAAGAAAGGGCCACTCTCTTGAAGAATATTCAAATGAGAAATCCTACCCTTGCCAAAGAACTCTACGCTGAAAGTATTACTTTCGATACAATCTACGCATTAGACGAGATCGATTTAAACCAAGTTGTTAAGTTTATTAAAGCACCTGTTATTGGTGTAGCTCTAAAGGAGTGTGAGAAGTCTTTTCAAAAGAAAGTTCTTACTATTCTTCCAAGAGAAGCTGCAGAAGAAGCTTATTCTTATCTAGTAAAGAATCTTGGAGCAAATGAAGCACGCGATATTCAAAGAGCAAGAAAGCGTGTTACAGACACTATAGTCGCCCTCAATAACAGAGGACGACTTAGTCTATAA
- a CDS encoding cyclic nucleotide-binding domain-containing protein — MTFTAYESSKIEVENLLFKESTSAEFIFLVKSGKLLTVKEQNGRLVPTGTHKKGDFLGVSGGINRKVYDESCFTIEDVEVVPIPIIEVSKIIDSNELWLKKIVNTTIDRLDSAINILAEHKIFDTAKSSDFVFSDEVEAKFRKLLNE; from the coding sequence ATGACGTTTACCGCGTATGAAAGTAGTAAGATTGAAGTTGAAAACTTGCTATTTAAAGAGAGCACAAGTGCTGAGTTTATCTTTCTTGTAAAATCTGGAAAACTTTTAACAGTTAAAGAACAAAACGGAAGATTAGTTCCAACAGGTACACATAAGAAAGGAGATTTTCTTGGTGTTTCTGGTGGAATCAATCGTAAGGTTTATGATGAGTCATGCTTTACTATTGAAGATGTTGAAGTTGTGCCAATTCCAATAATTGAAGTATCAAAAATTATTGACTCAAATGAATTGTGGCTTAAGAAAATTGTTAATACAACAATTGACCGTCTCGATAGTGCCATAAATATTTTAGCTGAGCATAAAATATTTGATACTGCCAAGAGTAGTGACTTTGTTTTTTCTGATGAAGTTGAGGCCAAGTTTAGGAAGTTGTTAAATGAATAG
- a CDS encoding Ppx/GppA phosphatase yields the protein MTKNLIGSVDIGSNSTLLLIIDCNTKEVVQEISTITGLGRGLDKDGIFQEKSMADTFRALKEYQEECQRLGCDKIIITATEASRVAKNAPEFFARIKSELGLDIEIISGEGEAFYTALGINEMMKKKSKKQLILDVGGASSELILIKTKPFEIIETVSLPIGSVRVDDWIKDGQLKTKVDEIFEKFDLDSYVGQDVIGVAGTLTSLALMFSGAPAYDADSINNYSIGLAEFNESTDRIQLVEAKVLGKQFSFLGKRSKTIQSGAICAQTILNKIEAKNIHFSTYGLRYGTALRGEIDDVYRV from the coding sequence ATGACTAAGAATTTAATTGGTTCTGTAGATATAGGTTCTAATTCTACACTACTACTTATTATTGATTGTAATACTAAAGAAGTTGTACAAGAAATTTCGACAATTACAGGGCTTGGTAGAGGACTTGATAAAGATGGTATTTTCCAGGAAAAATCAATGGCGGATACTTTTAGGGCCTTGAAGGAATATCAGGAAGAGTGTCAGAGGCTGGGTTGTGATAAAATTATAATTACGGCAACTGAAGCGTCCCGTGTTGCTAAAAATGCTCCGGAGTTTTTCGCTAGAATTAAATCTGAGCTTGGTTTGGATATTGAAATTATTTCTGGTGAAGGGGAAGCGTTTTATACCGCTCTCGGAATTAATGAAATGATGAAAAAAAAATCAAAGAAACAACTTATCCTAGATGTAGGTGGCGCATCAAGTGAGTTAATTCTTATTAAAACAAAACCTTTTGAAATTATTGAAACAGTTTCATTGCCAATTGGTTCAGTGAGAGTTGATGATTGGATTAAGGACGGCCAGTTGAAAACTAAGGTTGATGAAATTTTTGAAAAATTTGATCTTGATTCATATGTTGGTCAGGATGTTATAGGAGTCGCAGGTACTTTAACAAGCCTTGCGTTGATGTTTTCAGGTGCCCCTGCATATGATGCAGATTCGATTAATAACTACAGTATTGGCCTTGCTGAGTTCAATGAAAGTACGGATCGTATTCAACTAGTTGAAGCCAAGGTTCTTGGTAAGCAATTTTCTTTTCTGGGAAAGAGGTCAAAAACAATACAGTCTGGGGCAATTTGCGCACAGACAATTTTAAACAAAATTGAAGCGAAGAATATTCATTTTTCTACATATGGACTTCGTTATGGTACGGCGCTGAGGGGAGAGATAGATGACGTTTACCGCGTATGA
- a CDS encoding ATP-dependent helicase, with product MKLDHLNIQQRQAVKEIDGPMMILAGAGSGKTRTLVTKIAYLLEEKNISPFQLLALTFSNKAAKEMRDRVGRDVSCDVGALQVTTFHSFCAKMLRSEANYLGLSRNFTIYDTSEQKSVVKAILNRRGISQKETAPSEVLYFIEDLKNHGHYPDRDISDKDYEVESDDIFYDMYLEYEKELHKANATDFGGLICGVIQLFEKFSEVLERYQDRFRYILVDEYQDTNRAQFDLVTKLAIKRRNICVVGDEDQSIYSWRGADIRNILDFEEVYSDAQILKLEQNYRSSKNIIEAAGAVICRNTQRKGKSMWTDNPEGESIEIVECASDREEADFVAEQLVHHHNEDGVNYDEMAVFYRTNSQSRQIEDALRKFNIPYRVVGGIKFYERKEVKDLIAYIRLLVNDKDSLALSRIINVPTRGIGATTLRKIEEEAIKSDSSLWEVVNRIVDNPEDFKHIRLSSRVKSSLSQFVHLITEAKVAHDEGEGLETVYEKLLYESGYWEMLRAAKDYESQARMENLEELGSAFTQFEDQNPNGRFGAFLETITLDNSVIGQEEENQGEVSLMTIHGAKGLEFEYVFVTGVEETVFPSYQSIENGEVAIEEERRLFYVAMTRAMKRLYITFAQGRMLFGQLRFNGFSRFIQEIPNKFYIWKKLGGGRQQSMDNDWDDLCDPVYDDEPVYRVEKSPSISTKKVTYPKGSKIVHSLYGEGTVLDCIGPTGDEKVTIKFNDGAQKKFMAKFAPLTLI from the coding sequence ATGAAGTTAGATCATCTCAACATTCAACAACGTCAAGCCGTTAAAGAGATTGATGGACCAATGATGATCCTTGCTGGTGCAGGGTCAGGAAAGACAAGAACGCTTGTAACAAAGATTGCTTATCTTTTAGAGGAAAAGAATATTTCTCCTTTCCAATTACTGGCCCTAACGTTCTCAAATAAGGCCGCAAAAGAAATGCGAGACCGTGTCGGACGTGATGTAAGTTGTGATGTTGGAGCTCTTCAAGTGACTACATTTCACTCTTTCTGCGCAAAAATGCTAAGGTCTGAGGCAAATTACCTAGGCCTTAGTCGAAATTTTACGATTTATGATACGTCTGAACAAAAAAGTGTTGTTAAAGCAATTCTAAATCGTCGTGGAATTTCTCAAAAAGAAACAGCACCATCTGAAGTACTTTACTTTATTGAAGATCTGAAAAATCACGGACATTATCCGGATCGTGATATCTCAGATAAGGATTATGAAGTAGAAAGTGATGATATTTTCTATGATATGTATCTTGAGTATGAAAAGGAACTTCACAAGGCCAATGCTACAGATTTTGGTGGACTAATCTGTGGAGTTATTCAGCTCTTTGAAAAGTTTTCTGAAGTGCTTGAAAGATACCAAGATCGTTTCCGCTATATTCTTGTGGATGAGTATCAGGATACGAACCGTGCTCAATTTGATCTTGTCACAAAACTTGCTATAAAAAGAAGAAATATCTGTGTTGTTGGCGATGAGGATCAGTCGATCTATTCTTGGCGTGGGGCGGATATACGAAATATTTTAGACTTCGAAGAAGTCTACAGTGATGCTCAAATTTTAAAGCTAGAGCAGAACTACAGATCATCTAAAAATATCATTGAAGCTGCTGGTGCGGTTATCTGTCGAAATACTCAACGTAAAGGAAAGAGTATGTGGACTGATAATCCAGAAGGTGAGTCAATTGAGATTGTCGAATGTGCTAGTGATCGCGAAGAAGCGGATTTTGTCGCAGAACAATTAGTTCATCATCATAATGAAGATGGAGTTAATTACGATGAAATGGCAGTTTTCTATCGAACGAACTCTCAGTCGAGACAGATTGAAGATGCTCTTAGAAAGTTCAATATTCCTTATCGAGTTGTGGGTGGGATTAAATTCTACGAGAGAAAAGAAGTAAAGGATTTAATTGCTTATATTAGGCTTCTTGTTAATGATAAAGACTCATTGGCATTAAGCCGTATTATTAATGTACCAACTCGTGGGATTGGTGCAACAACGCTAAGAAAAATCGAAGAAGAGGCAATTAAGTCTGATAGTTCTCTTTGGGAAGTTGTTAATAGAATTGTGGATAACCCAGAAGATTTTAAACATATAAGACTTTCGTCTCGTGTTAAGTCCTCTCTTTCGCAATTTGTTCATTTAATTACTGAAGCGAAAGTTGCTCATGACGAAGGTGAAGGCCTAGAGACTGTTTATGAAAAGCTGCTCTACGAATCTGGTTATTGGGAAATGCTTCGTGCAGCAAAAGACTATGAGTCACAAGCTCGAATGGAGAACTTAGAGGAGCTTGGTAGTGCTTTTACTCAATTTGAGGACCAAAATCCTAATGGCCGTTTCGGTGCATTTCTAGAAACAATCACTCTTGATAATTCAGTAATTGGTCAAGAGGAAGAAAATCAGGGGGAAGTATCCCTAATGACAATTCATGGGGCCAAAGGTCTTGAGTTTGAATATGTCTTCGTTACAGGTGTTGAAGAAACTGTCTTTCCAAGTTATCAATCAATCGAAAATGGTGAAGTGGCAATTGAAGAAGAGCGTCGTCTTTTCTATGTTGCAATGACCAGAGCAATGAAAAGACTCTATATCACTTTTGCTCAAGGGCGTATGCTATTTGGACAATTACGCTTCAATGGCTTTAGCCGTTTTATTCAAGAAATACCTAATAAATTTTATATCTGGAAAAAATTAGGTGGTGGACGTCAGCAATCAATGGATAATGATTGGGATGACCTATGCGATCCGGTTTATGACGATGAACCAGTTTACAGAGTTGAAAAATCGCCAAGTATAAGTACAAAGAAAGTAACTTATCCTAAGGGCTCAAAAATTGTTCACTCACTCTATGGTGAAGGGACTGTTTTAGATTGTATTGGCCCGACAGGAGATGAAAAGGTAACGATTAAATTTAATGACGGTGCTCAGAAGAAATTTATGGCAAAATTCGCACCACTGACTTTAATCTAA
- the glmS gene encoding glutamine--fructose-6-phosphate transaminase (isomerizing), giving the protein MCGIVGHLGPSNSVDVVLEGLRRLEYRGYDSAGVSFISKNDELLVYKKEGKIANLEAELEGKDIHARSCIGHTRWATHGGVTDYNAHPHVSTKDGIAMVHNGIIENATEIRNELKEHGIYFESETDSETFLGLLIFHKRQGTPIKEAVIKSFERIEGFSAFVVLNRETDEIFAIKKGAPLVCGSNEVNSEVFVSSDPYALAGMANRIYFPEDNVLCHLSVKNNQLLNFYELDGTKTHRYMSKEQTIDHDPASKGEFEHYMLKEIHEQPELIRSLTQYYFQGEGKESLEAATKLPMDAVSITACGTAYYAGLVIKDYFELNNCIRCIAEVASEFRYRNPILNQNELAMFISQSGETADTLAAQTMCKERGMKSLSIVNTEGSTLYRDCDVNLMIRAGIEIGVASTKAFTQQVLTGKTLSEVIANGSMNDELRNSLSARYSLLAQRVEQLLDNTKPIKEVADAIYKFKGFFYTGRGSYFPIALEGALKLKEIAYVHAEGYASGELKHGPIALIDEEKVNIALVGEDLYEKTVSNIQEIKARKGLIVSIGPKGKEDLREISDHYIELNFEGLGDLAPLYVNVVNQLLAYYIAKNLGTDIDKPRNLAKSVTVE; this is encoded by the coding sequence ATGTGCGGAATTGTTGGGCATTTAGGGCCATCAAATTCAGTTGACGTTGTTCTAGAAGGACTTAGAAGATTAGAGTATCGAGGGTACGATTCAGCTGGTGTTAGTTTTATCAGTAAAAATGATGAACTTCTCGTTTATAAAAAAGAAGGTAAAATTGCTAACCTTGAAGCCGAGCTTGAGGGTAAAGATATTCATGCAAGATCTTGCATTGGGCACACTCGTTGGGCCACTCACGGTGGTGTAACAGATTATAATGCTCACCCACACGTATCAACAAAAGATGGAATTGCAATGGTTCACAATGGAATCATTGAGAATGCTACTGAAATTAGAAATGAACTAAAAGAGCATGGAATCTACTTTGAGTCTGAAACAGACTCTGAGACTTTTCTTGGGCTTCTAATTTTTCACAAGCGTCAAGGAACTCCAATTAAAGAAGCGGTCATCAAATCTTTTGAAAGAATTGAAGGATTTTCTGCATTTGTCGTTCTAAATCGTGAAACAGATGAAATCTTTGCAATTAAAAAAGGTGCTCCTCTAGTATGTGGAAGTAATGAAGTAAACTCTGAAGTATTTGTTTCAAGTGATCCATATGCTCTTGCTGGTATGGCAAATCGTATTTACTTCCCTGAAGATAATGTTCTTTGCCATTTAAGTGTTAAGAATAATCAACTACTGAACTTTTATGAATTAGATGGAACTAAGACTCATCGATATATGTCAAAAGAGCAGACGATTGATCACGATCCTGCTTCTAAAGGTGAGTTTGAACACTATATGCTTAAAGAGATTCACGAGCAGCCAGAGTTGATTCGTTCTCTAACTCAATATTACTTTCAAGGAGAAGGGAAAGAGAGTTTAGAAGCGGCGACAAAACTTCCTATGGATGCAGTTAGTATTACAGCTTGTGGAACTGCTTATTACGCAGGACTTGTGATTAAGGATTATTTTGAATTAAATAACTGTATTAGATGTATAGCAGAAGTTGCCAGTGAGTTCCGTTACAGAAATCCAATTTTAAACCAAAATGAATTGGCAATGTTTATTTCTCAGTCTGGTGAAACAGCAGATACACTCGCGGCCCAAACAATGTGTAAAGAAAGAGGAATGAAATCTCTTTCAATTGTAAATACAGAAGGTTCAACACTGTACCGTGATTGCGATGTTAATCTTATGATTCGCGCGGGTATTGAAATTGGTGTTGCTTCAACAAAGGCCTTCACTCAGCAAGTCCTTACAGGTAAAACTCTTTCTGAAGTAATAGCAAATGGAAGTATGAATGATGAACTAAGAAATTCATTATCAGCACGTTATAGCTTACTTGCTCAAAGAGTAGAGCAGTTACTTGATAATACGAAACCTATTAAAGAAGTTGCAGATGCAATATATAAGTTTAAAGGTTTCTTTTATACTGGACGAGGTTCTTACTTTCCTATCGCTCTTGAGGGGGCATTAAAGCTTAAAGAGATCGCTTACGTTCATGCTGAAGGTTATGCTTCAGGGGAACTAAAGCACGGTCCAATCGCTTTAATTGATGAAGAAAAAGTCAATATCGCCTTAGTTGGTGAAGATTTATATGAGAAGACAGTTTCAAATATTCAAGAAATTAAAGCTCGTAAGGGACTAATCGTTTCGATCGGTCCAAAGGGTAAGGAAGATTTAAGAGAAATCTCTGATCACTATATCGAACTAAATTTTGAAGGTCTTGGAGATTTAGCACCTCTTTATGTAAACGTAGTTAACCAATTACTTGCATATTATATTGCTAAAAATTTAGGAACAGATATTGATAAGCCAAGAAACTTGGCGAAGTCGGTAACTGTAGAATAA
- the glmU gene encoding bifunctional UDP-N-acetylglucosamine diphosphorylase/glucosamine-1-phosphate N-acetyltransferase GlmU, with protein MSKHTTKKVAVVVLAAGKGTRLKMDVPKPLAPLHQNALVDYVIETFKDFGDITLVTGHQRELVEEHVNKRHENINYVYQKEQLGTGHAVQTYLKDFEHSRGYDYTIVTCADTPLITKETISALIEEIEKGPNAVCATFTASNPTGYGRIIRKGTGFQIVEEKDATDEQRLVTEVNSGLYIFKTLYLMDHVFNLSDNNKSGEFYLTDTFNPEANVAPLLFEDAREFLGVNNLIQLSDADIYLRRSISRFLMLEAGVRFSDPSHTYCYSKNIGQGTHLFQNAFIDDKTVIGKNVVIEQGVTIKNSIIEDGAIIKANSYITDSKVSKGASIGPMAQLRPGSDIGEGAKIGNFVEIKKSKIGKKSAVSHLSYAGDAEIGDNVNIGCGFITCNYDGANKHKTIIGDGSFIGSDSQMIAPIEIGKECYIASGSTISKSMPDGSFAIARGRQETKEGMAKRFIRKKSDK; from the coding sequence ATGTCAAAGCATACGACAAAGAAGGTAGCGGTAGTTGTACTTGCTGCGGGTAAGGGAACGAGATTAAAAATGGATGTTCCAAAACCACTTGCACCATTACACCAAAATGCTTTAGTCGATTATGTCATCGAAACTTTTAAAGATTTTGGAGATATCACTTTAGTAACCGGTCATCAACGTGAACTTGTTGAAGAACACGTCAATAAAAGACATGAAAATATCAACTATGTTTATCAAAAAGAACAGCTAGGTACAGGACATGCTGTACAAACATATTTAAAAGATTTTGAGCACTCTCGTGGCTATGACTACACAATCGTTACTTGTGCGGACACGCCTTTGATTACAAAGGAAACAATCAGTGCTCTTATTGAAGAGATTGAAAAAGGTCCAAATGCCGTTTGTGCAACTTTTACGGCAAGTAACCCTACAGGTTACGGAAGAATTATTCGCAAGGGAACTGGCTTTCAAATCGTTGAGGAAAAAGATGCAACAGATGAGCAAAGGCTTGTAACTGAAGTTAACTCTGGCCTTTATATTTTTAAAACTCTCTATTTAATGGATCATGTTTTTAATCTTTCTGATAATAATAAGTCAGGTGAGTTCTACTTAACTGATACCTTTAATCCTGAAGCCAATGTAGCTCCACTTCTTTTTGAAGATGCCCGTGAATTTCTAGGTGTTAATAACCTTATTCAGCTTTCAGATGCAGATATTTATCTAAGGCGCTCAATTTCTCGTTTCCTGATGTTAGAAGCGGGTGTGCGTTTTTCAGATCCTTCGCATACTTACTGTTATTCTAAAAATATTGGTCAAGGAACACACCTTTTCCAAAATGCTTTTATCGATGACAAAACTGTGATTGGAAAGAATGTAGTAATCGAGCAAGGCGTAACAATTAAAAATTCAATCATCGAAGATGGTGCGATTATTAAGGCCAACTCATATATTACAGACTCAAAAGTATCTAAAGGTGCTTCAATTGGCCCAATGGCGCAACTTCGCCCTGGAAGTGATATTGGTGAAGGTGCAAAAATTGGAAATTTCGTCGAGATTAAAAAGTCTAAGATCGGTAAGAAGTCTGCGGTCTCACACTTAAGTTACGCAGGAGATGCTGAGATTGGAGACAATGTTAATATTGGCTGTGGTTTCATCACTTGCAATTACGATGGTGCCAATAAGCATAAAACAATTATTGGTGATGGATCATTTATTGGATCAGATTCACAAATGATTGCTCCTATTGAGATTGGCAAAGAATGCTATATTGCATCAGGTTCAACTATTAGCAAAAGTATGCCAGATGGTTCATTTGCAATTGCTAGAGGGCGTCAAGAGACGAAAGAAGGCATGGCAAAGCGTTTCATTAGGAAAAAAAGCGACAAATAG
- the lon gene encoding endopeptidase La, which translates to MVTNYEGENIEFKEELALLPIRDLVIYPFMILPLFVGREASIKAIDHAINHSDRLILLSSQKDIVAEHPAPEEIYELGTVAMIMRMRKLPDGRIKILVQGLSKARITSFDQQSPFYITKVEKVEDTKTDSSNIATTALMRTIKEQLEKVIQLGKVLSPDILMVLEDITDASRLADLIASNLNLHVSEAQTILETLDPVDRLHAINDILNRELEILMMQQKMKTNTSSENVNQRDVFLKEQIKAIKSELGDGNSEQDEFAEFRKRVEEAGMPEEVLKETTKQLARLEKMHPDSSEASIMRNYIEWMCDLPWSKKSEEHIDLNSALEILDEDHFELTQIKERILEHLAVRQLKGDDMKGPILCFQGPPGVGKTSLGKSIARATGREFVRISLGGVKDEAEIRGHRRTYVGAMPGRFIQAMKQAKTNNPVVLLDEIDKLSGDYKGDPSAALLEVLDPEQNVEFRDHYLNVPFDLSNCMFIATSNMLENIPGPLRDRMEVINLSGYTREEKVEISKRYIIPKQMDENGINNEHVVFTDEGVESVIEHYTSEAGLRNLERRIGTLCRKVAMKIAKGDMGKTHIVKDTVVKYLGPPIFVKEDHKDEDEVGVSTGLAWTSHGGEVLYIETTKMKGQGLTLTGQLGDVMKESAKTAINYIRSRALYMGIDEDIFENHEFHVHLPAGATPKDGPSAGITLATALVSNCTGVPVSRDVAMTGEITLTGKVLPIGGLKEKALAALRMGISTVVIPWGNKKDLVDIPENLREKINFVPVKTIDEVLDIALVDWAAYKKEVQMRKVDKKHQEKTKAGVAA; encoded by the coding sequence ATGGTTACAAATTACGAGGGTGAGAACATTGAGTTTAAGGAAGAATTGGCCCTCTTACCAATCCGAGACTTAGTTATTTATCCATTTATGATTTTACCTCTATTTGTTGGTAGAGAAGCATCGATCAAAGCTATTGATCATGCTATTAATCATTCAGATCGTCTGATTCTACTTTCGAGTCAAAAAGATATTGTAGCAGAACATCCTGCTCCAGAAGAGATTTATGAACTTGGTACTGTTGCCATGATCATGAGAATGAGAAAGCTTCCTGATGGAAGAATTAAAATTCTAGTACAAGGTTTATCAAAAGCTAGAATTACGTCATTTGATCAACAATCACCTTTCTATATTACAAAGGTAGAAAAGGTTGAAGATACAAAAACAGATAGCTCAAATATTGCGACAACAGCACTTATGAGAACAATCAAGGAACAACTTGAAAAGGTTATTCAGCTCGGGAAAGTTCTTTCTCCAGATATTCTAATGGTTCTCGAAGATATTACAGATGCATCAAGACTTGCGGACTTAATTGCATCAAATTTAAATCTACATGTTTCAGAAGCACAAACTATTCTTGAAACACTAGACCCTGTTGATCGCCTACATGCAATCAACGACATTCTAAATCGTGAATTAGAAATCCTAATGATGCAACAAAAGATGAAAACAAATACTTCATCTGAAAATGTTAATCAAAGAGATGTATTTCTAAAAGAACAGATAAAAGCGATTAAATCAGAACTAGGTGACGGAAACTCAGAACAAGATGAATTCGCAGAGTTCAGAAAAAGAGTTGAAGAAGCAGGAATGCCTGAAGAAGTTCTAAAAGAAACAACTAAGCAACTTGCGCGTCTTGAAAAGATGCACCCAGATTCGTCTGAAGCAAGTATCATGAGAAACTATATTGAATGGATGTGTGACCTGCCATGGAGTAAAAAATCTGAAGAGCATATTGATCTTAACTCTGCTCTTGAGATCCTTGATGAAGATCACTTTGAGCTTACTCAAATCAAAGAAAGAATTCTTGAGCACCTAGCAGTTAGACAACTTAAGGGTGATGATATGAAAGGGCCAATCCTATGTTTCCAAGGTCCTCCTGGTGTTGGTAAAACTTCACTTGGGAAGTCAATTGCTCGTGCTACAGGAAGAGAGTTTGTAAGGATTTCTCTTGGTGGTGTAAAAGATGAAGCCGAGATTAGAGGTCATAGAAGAACATATGTTGGAGCAATGCCGGGTCGTTTTATTCAGGCGATGAAGCAAGCGAAAACAAATAATCCAGTTGTACTACTTGACGAAATTGACAAGCTATCTGGTGACTACAAAGGTGATCCTTCAGCGGCCCTACTAGAAGTTCTAGACCCTGAACAAAATGTAGAGTTTAGAGACCATTATCTAAACGTACCATTTGATCTTTCAAACTGTATGTTTATTGCAACATCTAATATGCTTGAAAACATTCCTGGTCCGCTAAGAGATCGTATGGAAGTAATCAATTTATCTGGTTACACAAGAGAAGAGAAAGTTGAAATTTCTAAAAGATATATCATTCCAAAGCAAATGGATGAAAATGGTATCAATAATGAGCACGTCGTATTTACAGATGAAGGTGTTGAAAGTGTTATCGAGCACTACACATCAGAAGCTGGACTACGTAACTTAGAAAGAAGAATCGGTACTCTATGTCGTAAGGTTGCAATGAAAATTGCTAAGGGCGATATGGGTAAAACACATATCGTAAAAGATACTGTTGTTAAATACCTAGGTCCACCAATTTTCGTAAAAGAAGATCATAAGGATGAAGATGAAGTTGGAGTATCAACTGGTCTAGCTTGGACATCTCATGGTGGTGAAGTTCTTTACATCGAAACAACAAAGATGAAAGGACAAGGGCTAACTCTTACAGGTCAACTTGGTGACGTAATGAAAGAGTCTGCAAAAACAGCAATTAACTATATCAGATCTCGTGCACTTTATATGGGAATTGATGAAGATATTTTTGAAAATCACGAGTTCCACGTACACTTACCAGCTGGTGCCACTCCAAAAGATGGACCATCTGCAGGTATCACATTAGCAACGGCCCTAGTATCAAATTGTACAGGTGTTCCAGTTAGCCGTGATGTTGCAATGACTGGTGAGATTACTTTAACTGGAAAAGTTCTTCCAATTGGCGGACTCAAAGAAAAAGCACTTGCTGCACTTAGAATGGGTATCTCTACAGTAGTTATTCCATGGGGTAATAAAAAAGACCTTGTTGATATCCCTGAGAATCTAAGAGAGAAAATCAATTTTGTTCCTGTTAAAACAATTGATGAGGTTCTTGATATCGCGCTAGTAGACTGGGCAGCATACAAGAAAGAAGTTCAAATGAGAAAAGTGGACAAAAAACATCAAGAAAAAACGAAAGCTGGCGTTGCCGCTTAA